The DNA region GATCGGATGCTTGCTATACAAGGTCGGGACAACAATCCGGAAGGCATTGAGATTCAGCAATTTGGAAATGCCATCTGTTATTACAGTAAGACCATGCCGTGGCCTGCTTTTAATACGGTGAAGGGCTTAACAAATAATGATCTGGAACTCATAGATGCCATCACCGATTTTTATAGACAGCGAGATCGAAAGGTTCAGTTCGAAGTCATTCCATCTGTGGTGGATCAGAACTTCTTGAAACGATTAACCGACTTAGGCATGTATGCATCAGGATTTCATTCATCTCTGATCATCAAACCGGAAGAAAAAAAGAATCACTCAGATCATATCCGAATTCAAGAGCTTGAAGAGGATCAATTCGAGCTATATGCAACCATCCATTGCAGAGGGACCGGTTTGTCGGATGACGGTATCCCTTATGTCGCCCAGAATAATCAAGTTCTTTATCATCGTCCAGGGTGGAAGTTTTACATTGCATATGTCGATGATATCCCAGCAGCGGTAAGTGTTCTGTTTATTAAAAATCAAAAGGCATCCTTAACCTTTGCAGCAACATTACCTGAGTTTAGGAAACAAGGTGTACATCAGCAGCTTTTGAATAGAAGAATAACGGAAGCCTTGAATAAGGAGTGTAATCTGGTGGTAGGGCAATGCTCATTTTTATCTCAAAGCCATCGGAATATGGAGCATGTTGGAATGAAGTTGGGATATATCCGAACAACGTGGTCTGAAAAATAAGAACCAGATTGGAATAGGAGGCAGCACATGAACAATACAAATAAAATCCTGGGTGCGGTTCTCATGATTAGCAGTATTTTTATTTCAACTCTAGATAGAATCTCGGTGAGAATATCCACAACCATAGTGGAAGCGGGTTATGCTTCAGGTGGGAAGGCACGTGAGTTACTACCAGCGAGTGATAATGGTTTCTCGGGTTTTCTCGTATATTTCTTATTTTTCATCGGATTTGTACTATTGATTGCTGGATTCCCAGGGAGTTCCAAAAAGGATAAAACAAATAGGTACCCACAAAATCGATCATAGGGGGACTTGTTTATCCGGAAGGATAGTTATACCTAGTCAGATCAACGAATTAGAACAGATTTTATATGGAATATAGTACCTTATATTCATAATAAGTTATTATTTTGATAGCGAAAGGTTATTTTTTGCTTGAATATTCCTGCAATCCATAAGGAATTTCTGGTGAGGAATGACCTTGCTACCTTTCTATCCGTCATGGGAACTGGCAGATAGGAGTTGATCATTTATTACGATCCACAATAAGGGCTTCCTTGAGGTATCCAGGCGGTATGAATTGCATGAATGAATAGAATAATTTGGATTAAATTCAATTTACTTTAAGTGAATATATCGTTTACACTGGATTCACCTGGAAGAAAATGCTTTCATTCTACGTAAAAGGAAAATAGCACTCATGTTCATGAAAGCGCTTTTTTAAAGGGGTGGAAAATAGAAAGAGAGGAGGCCAAATTCAAATTCCCTAGGGTAGTTGAGAGAGTTGAAGCGGCTGGGAGTGCCGCGGACAACGATACTGGCATGATATTGAAGAGGAGGTATTTATAATGTTCAAAGCAAAACTTGTAAAGGCAGTAATGTCTGTTGCGCTCTTAAGTACGTTGTTCACTATCCCGATCCTGCCTTCCGCCAACGCGGCCGATGCCAGTTGTCCAAACGGTTATGTAGGTTTGACTTTCGATGATGGTCCAAGCAACAACACAACAAACGTGCTCAATGCATTGAAGCAGGCGGGCTTGCGTGCAACGATGTTCAATGTGGGACAAAACGCGCAAAACAATCAATCTCTGGTTAGTGCGCAGGTGGCCGCGGGCATGTGGATTGGTAACCATTCCTACACGCATCCTAATATGACAACATTGAGCAGCTCCCAGATGTCTTCGGAAATCACTCGGACACAGCAGACGATCCAGTCGATTACCGGAACTTCACCGAAGCTGTTCAGACCGCCTTACGGCGCAACCAACGCAACCTTGAAATCCGTTATCAGTCAGAACGGTCTTACCGAAGTGCTGTGGAACGTGGATTCCCAGGACTGGAATGGCGCCACCACCGCCCAGATCGTAGCCGCAGTGAACAGGATGCAAAGTGGTGACGTTATTCTGATGCATGATCAATACCAGACGACACTGCAAGCGATTCCGCAGATTGCGCAAAATCTGAAGAGTCGCGGCCTTTGCTCCGGCATGATCTCTTCGAGTACGGGACGGGCGGTTGCCCCTGATGGAGGCACGACTAATCCTCCAAGTACCGGAACAAAAGTGGAAGCCGAGAATATGACCAAAGGCGGCCAGTATACCGGCAATATCAGCTCGCCATTTAACGGAGTTGTTCTGTATGCTAATAACGATTTGGTCAAATACACGCAGTATTTTGCAATCGGCACCCACAATTTTTCACTCCGCGGGGCATCAAGTAATTCCAACATGGCCAGAGTCGATTTGAAGATCGGCGGCCAGACGAAGGGAACCTTTTACTTCGGCGGAAGCAGTCCTGCGGTCTACACCCTTAACAATATCAGTCATGGGACCGGAAACCAGGAGATTCAGCTTATTGTGACAGCGGATGACGGGACATGGGATGTTTACCTCGATTATTTGGAGATAAATTAAAAACCCGAAGTGGTTATTTGAATGTTAATGAATGGTTTGAATGAAATTATGCCAATGCTTTAGAAAAAAATCCCGTCGAGGCTTATCTTGGCGGGATTTTTATGCAGGAATAGGGAGAAGGAAAT from Paenibacillus sp. JNUCC-31 includes:
- a CDS encoding GNAT family N-acetyltransferase — encoded protein: MNTLIPSLDLIKEIELSEIEYMTDRMLAIQGRDNNPEGIEIQQFGNAICYYSKTMPWPAFNTVKGLTNNDLELIDAITDFYRQRDRKVQFEVIPSVVDQNFLKRLTDLGMYASGFHSSLIIKPEEKKNHSDHIRIQELEEDQFELYATIHCRGTGLSDDGIPYVAQNNQVLYHRPGWKFYIAYVDDIPAAVSVLFIKNQKASLTFAATLPEFRKQGVHQQLLNRRITEALNKECNLVVGQCSFLSQSHRNMEHVGMKLGYIRTTWSEK
- a CDS encoding polysaccharide deacetylase family protein, producing the protein MFKAKLVKAVMSVALLSTLFTIPILPSANAADASCPNGYVGLTFDDGPSNNTTNVLNALKQAGLRATMFNVGQNAQNNQSLVSAQVAAGMWIGNHSYTHPNMTTLSSSQMSSEITRTQQTIQSITGTSPKLFRPPYGATNATLKSVISQNGLTEVLWNVDSQDWNGATTAQIVAAVNRMQSGDVILMHDQYQTTLQAIPQIAQNLKSRGLCSGMISSSTGRAVAPDGGTTNPPSTGTKVEAENMTKGGQYTGNISSPFNGVVLYANNDLVKYTQYFAIGTHNFSLRGASSNSNMARVDLKIGGQTKGTFYFGGSSPAVYTLNNISHGTGNQEIQLIVTADDGTWDVYLDYLEIN